The sequence ACCGCGGTCTTCGGCGGCGAGCGGCTGCCGGTCGGCCTGGAGCCGGACTGCTGCCGCTGAGCACCGCCGGGGGCGGCGCCGGTTCAGCGACGGATCCGGCCCGCCACGGCGTGCCCGATGAAGAGGTAGACCGCCGCCGCGAGACCGTACCCGGCGACGACGTTCGCCCAGGCCCGGTCGAACGTGAACAGGTCGTACGACCAGCCGGCCAGCCAGCGGGCCGCGTCGTGCACCCACTGCACGAAGTCGTTGCCGCGGTTGGCGTCCAGCAGGTACATCAGGATCCAGAGGATGATGATGAAGGCCAAGATGTCGGCCACGACGGCGATGACACGTGCCGCTGAGCTGCTTCCTGAACGGGTTCTGGGAGACATGGAGCTCTGGTTGCCGCTTTACCGAGGGTGAAACCCGGAGGGCCCGCGCCGGGTGGCCGTCCGGGGAACGGGCGCGTCCGGGCGGAAGCGCCGGGAAGGGCCTCCCGCACCGGGCGGATATCAGGATGGTCATCCCGGGATCCGCGGTTAGAGTGCCGCATGACGTCTTGCTCCTCAGTCTCCTCCCTCTCCTACGATCGCTGCTGCGACGAGATCCTGGCCCAGACCGACGCCCTGCGCGCGGCGCTGAACGGCGCCGATCTCGGTGCCACCGTTCCCAGCTGCCCCGACTGGACCCTTCGCGAGCTCGCCGTGCACGTCGGCGGCGCGCACCGCTGGGTCGGCGAGATCGTCCGGACCCGGGCTGCCGAAGAGGTTCCGGAGGACAAGGTGCCCGGCTTCGAGGGGCCGGACAGTGAGGACCCGGCCGCGCTGGACGCCTGGCTCGCCGAAGGCGCGGCCGCCACCGTCGCCGCGCTGCGCGAGGCCGGGCCGGACGCGGAGGTCTGGACGTGGGTGAGGGAGCGGCGTACGGCCTTCTGGGCGCGCCGCATGACGCACGAGACGGCCGTGCACCGGGCGGACGCGGCGCTCGCCGCCCGTGCCCCGTACGAGGTCGACGCCGAGGTGGCCGCGGACACCATCGAGGAGTGGCTGGGCATCGTCGCCCTGGCCCAGGAGGAGGGCGACCCGGAGGCGGCGGAACTGCGGGGCGGCGGGCGCTCGTTGCATCTGCACGCCACCGACGTGTCCGGCGCGGAGTGGCTGATCGAGTTCGGCGAGGACCGCTTCACCTGGCGGCACGCGCACGAGAAGGCGACGGTCGCGCTGCGCGGCACGCTCACCGATCTGATGCTCGTCTTCAACCGCCGCCTGGAGCCCACCGATCCGCGCGTGGAGGTGCTGGGCGACGCGGCGCTGCTGGACTTCTGGCTGGACCGCTCCTCGTTCGGCTGAGGCGTTCCGCCCCCGGGCGCGGTCGTCGAACTGCGGTCCAGGGGGTGGGGGTTGGTGTCTGCGGTTTGGGGCGTGGAGGGTTTCCCGTCTCCCGTCTCCCGTCTGCCGTCTGCCGTCTGCCGGTGCGACGCCTGCCGGGCCGAGTTGCCGAGTTGCCGAGTTGCCGAGTTGCCGAGTTGCCGAGTTGCCGAGTTGCCGAGTTGCCCAGGCGCCGTCGGGCCTGTCGTCGAACTGTCGCCTGCCGCGCGACGACGGCAGTCTGACGCCAAGGCCTAGCTGTTGAGTTCCGCCAGGGTCCGCAGCGTGTGCGGATCCGGGGCGGTGACCAGCAGATCCGTCACCGGGCCCGCACGCCACAGCTCCAGCCGTTCCGCGATGCGGGCGCGCGGCCCGATCAGCGAGATCTCGTCGGCGAACGCGTCCGGGACCGCCCGCACCGCCTCCTCCTTGCGGCCCTGGAGGAACAGCTCCTGGATCCGCCGGGCCTCCTCCTCGTACCCCATGCGGGCCATCAGATCGGCGTGGAAGTTGCGCGCGGCGTGCCCCATCCCGCCGATGTAGAAGCCGAGCATCGCCTTCACCGGCCACAGCCCCTCGGCCACGTCGTCACAGACGTGCGCGCGAGCCATCGGCGCGACCATGAACCCGTCCCGGAGCCCGGCGAGCGAGGCGCGGTGGACGTCGGTGCGCAGCGGCGACCAGTACAGCGGCAGCCAGCCGTCCGCGATCTCCACCGTCTGCGCGATGTTCTTCGGGCCCTCCGCCCCCAGCAGGACCGGAAGCGCGGCGCGCAGCGGATGCGTGATCGGCTTCAGCGGCTTGCCGAGCCCGGTGGCGTCCGGTCCGTCGTACGGGTGGGAGTGGAAGCGGCCGGCCAGTTCCACCGGCCCCCGGCGCGCCAGCACCTGCCGGATGACCTCGACGTACTCCCGGGTCGCGGTCAGCGGGCTCTTCGGGAACGGCCGCCCGTACCACCCCTCCACCACCTGCGGCCCCGACAGGCCGAGCCCCAGCATCATCCGCCCGCCCGAGAGATGGTCCAGGGTCAGCGCGTGCATGGCCGTAGCCGTGGGGGTGCGGGCCGCCATCTGGACGATGCCGGTCCCCAGCCGGATCCGCGAGGTGTGGGCGGCGATCCAGGTCAGTGGGGTGAAGGCGTCCGAGCCCCATGCCTCCGCCGTCCACACGGAGTCGTAGCCGAGCCGCTCGGCCTCCTGGACCAGGGCGAGCTGACCGGTGTCCGGGCCGCGGCCCCAGTACCCGAGCGCGAGTCCGAGCCGCATGGCACTCCCTCCGACCGTGACTGACGTATCGTCAGATACGTGGGTGCGGACTGGACTGTACGACAACAGCCCCCCGCCCGGAAGGGCGAGGGGCCGCGGTGCGCGCGCGGGGGATCAGCCGCGCTGGATGCCCGTGGTGTCCTGCAGGACGCCACGACGGCCGTCCTGCGTCTGGGCGATGAGGTTCTGGCCGCGCTGCTCCACCGCCAGGTACCAGGTGCCCGGCGCCAGCTCGGCGATCGGGTTCGGCGAACCGTCCTCGCCGTAGAGCGGGCGCGCCACCGGGACGGCGAACCAGAACGGGGCGAAGTCGCCCGCCTGTGCCGCGCCGCCCTGCGCGGGCTGCTGGGCCTGGGCCTGCTGCGCCTGCGCCGGGTCGCCGTGGGAGGGCTGCCCCTGCTGGGGGCCGCCCGGGTAGCCGTACCCCTGGCCCGGCTGGGCGCCGTACGGCGCCTGCTGCTGGCCCGGGTAGCCGTAGCCCTGGCCGGGCTGCGCCCCGTACGGCTGATGGCCGCCCTGCGCTCCCTGCGCCGGGCCGGACGGGCTGAGGAGCGGGGCCTTGAGCGCGGGGACCAGCGGGCCGGCGACGGCTGCGGCGGCCAGCACGATGGCGGCCAGCAGGCCGAGGATCAGGCCTGCTCCGGCGTTGTTGACGTCGAGAATCGTCCAGAACGCGGTCCACAGGGCGAAGATGGTGAGCGCCACACCGAACTGACCGAGGTCCAGGCCGACGACCTTGCGGCCCGGCATCGCGCGGCTGACGATCAGGAGCGCCGCGCCGATCACACCGGCGAGGAAGACGCTCATCAACAGCCCGAGCGAATCCCAGGCGTTGGGGCTGTCGAACCGGGAGCAGTCGACGCCCTGCGGGCACTCGTAGCTGGAGAAGTCGAGGAAAGAGGCGATGAACAGCACGACCGCTGCTCCGATCACCACGCCGTCGCCTCGTGTGAGGGATCGGATATTCACGTGAAGGTCCTTAGTCGGTCGTTTCGTCGGGGCGGTCGTCGCTGCCGCCGGTGCGGCTCGAAGCTCGGGAGCGGCTCCCCATCGTACGGATGAATCTATCGTCTGCCCGGGCGGGTTGCCCCGCAGCCCGGGTCATGAACGGTTGTCCCCCCAATATCACCGCAGAACTACCCCTTCAGGTAGCTCGTAATGCCGTCGGCCAGTCCCTGGGCCGCCTTCTGCCGCCACGCCGCGGCGGTGAGCAGTGCGGCGTCCTCCGGATCACGCATATTGCCGCATTCGACGAACACTTTGGGCACGGTCGACAGATTCAGTCCGCCGAGATCATCCCGTGTGTCCAGGCCGGTATTTCCGCCGATGTAATTGGAAGGTGCGCTTCCGGTCGAGCGGGCGAAGTGTCCCGCGATCCTCGCGCCGAGATCGGCCGAACTCTTCACGATCTTCGAGGTGTCGGCCCCGCCGCCTTTGACCTCGGCGGGCAGGATCACGTGGAAGCCCCGGTTGCCCACCGCGGAGCCGTCGGCGTGGACCGACACCACCGCGTCCGCCTTCGCCTCGTTCCCGATCCGGGCCCGCTCGTCGATGCACGGCCCGAACGGCCGGTCCGCGTCGTGCGTCAGCCGCACCCGGGCGCCCTCGGCCTCCAGCAGGGTGCGCAGCCGGTGGGAGACGTCCAGGGTGAACCGGGCCTCCGGGTAACCGTCGTTCGTGGCCGTCCCGGTGGTGTCGCACTCCTTGCGGCCGGTGCCGATGTCGACCTGCTCGTTGATCTCCCGGGTGTGATCGCGGTTGCCCGGATGGTGACCGGGGTCGATCACCACCGTCCGGCCGGTCAGCGGTCCTTCCGGCAGCGGCTTCGCTGACGGGGAGGCGGAGGTCTTCGCAGGTGCGGGGGAGGCGGCGTCCGCGCCGGCCCGGGGCGAGGCCGCACCGGACGCGCCGGTTTCCGCGCCGCCGCATCCGGCGGCGGTCAGGCATACGGCGGCCAGTGCGGCGGCCACGGACAGCGGCCGGGCGCGGCGGGTGGGGGGAGGGCTGTCGTCGTACGGCACGCGGCGATGGTACCGACCGGCCCTCCGGGGCGACCGGCACCCGCCCGCATCCGGACGGGCCGGATACCGGTGCCGCCTCGCCCCCCGCCCGGGTTCCGACTCCGCCTCACCCCCCCCCGCTGCCCCGGCTCCGGACCCGCCTCGCCCCCTGCCCTGGCTCCGGTGCCTGCCCTGGTTCAGGCCCCGGTCCCGGCCTCGGCCCCGGTCCCGGCCTCGGCCCCGGTCCCGGCCTCGGGCCCGGTCCCGGCCTCGGCTCCGGTCCCGTGGGGACGTGGCCCGGAGGCGGTACGTACGGCTCAGACTCCGGCGGCCGTACGGCGCAGCACGCGCAGCGAGTCCGTCGCCGACACCTCCGTGAACGCCCCGGAGGCCAGCGCGCGACGGTAGATCCGGTACGGGGCCTGCCCGCCGTCGGCCGGGTCGGGGAACACGTCGTGGATCACCAGCAGCCCGCCCTCGACGACATGCGGGGCCCAGCCCTCGTAGTCGGCGCTCGCGTGCTCGTCGGTGTGCCCGCCGTCGATGAAGACGAGCCCGAGCGGACCGCTCCACACGGC is a genomic window of Streptomyces sp. YPW6 containing:
- a CDS encoding maleylpyruvate isomerase family mycothiol-dependent enzyme, which encodes MTSCSSVSSLSYDRCCDEILAQTDALRAALNGADLGATVPSCPDWTLRELAVHVGGAHRWVGEIVRTRAAEEVPEDKVPGFEGPDSEDPAALDAWLAEGAAATVAALREAGPDAEVWTWVRERRTAFWARRMTHETAVHRADAALAARAPYEVDAEVAADTIEEWLGIVALAQEEGDPEAAELRGGGRSLHLHATDVSGAEWLIEFGEDRFTWRHAHEKATVALRGTLTDLMLVFNRRLEPTDPRVEVLGDAALLDFWLDRSSFG
- a CDS encoding LLM class F420-dependent oxidoreductase, coding for MRLGLALGYWGRGPDTGQLALVQEAERLGYDSVWTAEAWGSDAFTPLTWIAAHTSRIRLGTGIVQMAARTPTATAMHALTLDHLSGGRMMLGLGLSGPQVVEGWYGRPFPKSPLTATREYVEVIRQVLARRGPVELAGRFHSHPYDGPDATGLGKPLKPITHPLRAALPVLLGAEGPKNIAQTVEIADGWLPLYWSPLRTDVHRASLAGLRDGFMVAPMARAHVCDDVAEGLWPVKAMLGFYIGGMGHAARNFHADLMARMGYEEEARRIQELFLQGRKEEAVRAVPDAFADEISLIGPRARIAERLELWRAGPVTDLLVTAPDPHTLRTLAELNS
- a CDS encoding DUF5336 domain-containing protein; amino-acid sequence: MNIRSLTRGDGVVIGAAVVLFIASFLDFSSYECPQGVDCSRFDSPNAWDSLGLLMSVFLAGVIGAALLIVSRAMPGRKVVGLDLGQFGVALTIFALWTAFWTILDVNNAGAGLILGLLAAIVLAAAAVAGPLVPALKAPLLSPSGPAQGAQGGHQPYGAQPGQGYGYPGQQQAPYGAQPGQGYGYPGGPQQGQPSHGDPAQAQQAQAQQPAQGGAAQAGDFAPFWFAVPVARPLYGEDGSPNPIAELAPGTWYLAVEQRGQNLIAQTQDGRRGVLQDTTGIQRG
- a CDS encoding N-acetylmuramoyl-L-alanine amidase, with product MPYDDSPPPTRRARPLSVAAALAAVCLTAAGCGGAETGASGAASPRAGADAASPAPAKTSASPSAKPLPEGPLTGRTVVIDPGHHPGNRDHTREINEQVDIGTGRKECDTTGTATNDGYPEARFTLDVSHRLRTLLEAEGARVRLTHDADRPFGPCIDERARIGNEAKADAVVSVHADGSAVGNRGFHVILPAEVKGGGADTSKIVKSSADLGARIAGHFARSTGSAPSNYIGGNTGLDTRDDLGGLNLSTVPKVFVECGNMRDPEDAALLTAAAWRQKAAQGLADGITSYLKG